Part of the Octopus bimaculoides isolate UCB-OBI-ISO-001 chromosome 18, ASM119413v2, whole genome shotgun sequence genome is shown below.
tttttttaaacatattttggcAAATTCCATTATTCAAGGATTTCCTGTACATTAAATGCAGTCTTGATATGGTATGTTGTAAAGTGATAcggtcaaacaaaatgcttgtttttgtttgttttgtggggTAGGGCTTTTttatttgctaattttttttttcacgtctCCTGGATTAAATATATGTTTGACTATAAAATTTCAAGACAGTCATGTGACCCAACCAACACAGACATCATCATAGGagcaaaaataagaagaaaatggaaaaaaaatgaagacaattaACCCATGAAACCTATACAGCAAACAAAGGAATGCAGTTGATAaaatttttatgtgcatataggtgcaggagtggctgtgtggtaagtaacctgcttaccaactacatggttcagggctcagtcccactgcggggcacattgtgcaagtgtcttctactacaacctcggaccaaccaaagtggatttggtagacagaaactgaaggaagcgtgttgtgtgtgtatatatatcaggaagacctgggctgaggtggtgaggcaagaccttcgtacattgggcctcaccgaggcgatgactacggaccgagacctttggaaatgggctgtgcgtgagaagacccggcaagccaagtaagatcgttgccagtgcccctggactggttcttgtgcgggtggcacatgagatgcaccattttgagcgtggccgttgccagtaccgcctgactggctcctgtaggattttcgagcNNNNNNNNNNNNNNNNNNNNNNNNNNNNNNNNNNNNNNNNNNNNNNNNNNNNNNNNNNNNNNNNNNNNNNNNNNNNNNNNNNNNNNNNNNNNNNNNNNNNNNNNNNNNNNNNNNNNNNNNNNNNNNNNNNNNNNNNNNNNNNNNNNNNNNNNNNNNNNNNNNNNNNNNNNNNNNNNNNNNNNNNNNNNNNNNNNNNNNNNNNNNNNNNNNNNNNNNNNNNNNNNNNNNNNNNNNNNNNNNNNNNNNNNNNNNNNNNNNNNNNNNNNNNctgccaaatcagactggagcctggtgttgccatccggtttcaccagtcctcagtcaaatcgtccaacccatgctagcatggaaagcggacgttaaacgatgatgatgatgatgatgatatatatatatacacacgtaaaagcacccactacactctctgagtggttggcgttaggaagggcatccagctgtagaaactctgccaaatcagactggagcctggtgttgccatccagtttcaccagtcctcagtcaaatcgtccaacccatgctagcatggaaagcggacgttaaacgatgatgatgatatattgcaggagtcgctgtgtggtaagtagcttgcttaccaaccacagggttctgagttcagttccattgcatggcaccttcgtcataatatatatatatatatatatatatatatatatatatgtgtgtgtgtgtgtatgtatgtatggatgtatatatatatatatatatagaaagagaggcagagaatgagagagagaaaaaagtgaggTTGTGAAACTAGTAGTTGTAATGTGATTGAAGGATAAACCacttttgcataatttttgtgtgtatatatttatgtgtgtgtgtgtgtgtgtgtgtgtatgcaattatatgatgctgatgatgatgatgacaataatacaAAAGttggatatatttatacatttatacacgcacacatatatatataaacactctgtatgtgtatatatgtacgaacatAGAAACTGACTGCAATGTTGCGCTTACCCTCACTAAATATCACTTCTTTTTTCATGCACAGAATCTCTTGGTAACCTTTGCGGAATGCTTCACTTCGAAGGGCATAGATGATTGGGTTGCAAGCGCTGTTCAGGTAAGCAAACAAGTAAACCTACACAACAAAAAGAGAATGCTGGGTGTTGTTATATGTTTGACCACATGTTTACgattggcaaaaaaaaattttttaaatactgaatACTTATTTCTGCACAACAGCGGAATAAGTATTACTTCTGACCATGTTAAAGCGATCAGAGCTCAGACCTTCAATATATTACAGGCATTCATTTTAATGGACTTATTCCTCTATAGATACATCAAAGTCAATCTGAGAAGAACTATATCTAACCCCTTTGCTATCTTTTTTCTGATAAAATGCCCTGCTTTTGTTTcactaaattataaaaataatgaagaatttagtaatttTGTTATTAAGCGGTTGTCTGCTGAAATTTTGACGTGAGACTAATTTAGATcagttttaactattttattaCCACATCTCTGTGGAAATGCATGGTCTTTGCTTTAATTAAAGTtggaaattatgaagaatttagtaaaatatcttcattCTTAAGCTGCtgagtgaaagataaataaacatgaaattgcAGTAGTAGGTTTTAATAAATCCACTTAGAATAGGAAGATTGAATGGGAAAACCATGGTACGTACACAACCagaatatcctatttgatacttGCCAAACATAGGCCGGAACCACAAGTTTATATAACCCTACCTAgcgcatatcttttcaagtacctgattctattTGAATCCATATTTTACactatctccccccctctctctctctctctctctctctctctctatatatatatatatatatatatatatatataaaattaaaccaGAGATTATGTTAGCTTCATGAACGGATGGTATCATGAAgggatggtgtttttttacatgccatcagcacagggTTACTTTTAATGAACTATAGCCATGAAGGTTTTGAGTGTAGCATGGTTACGAGTTCAATGTCGAAAatgaatacaagaataaaaggaaggaaaatgaaattaaagtcTACTTACTATTGGGTTCATGATGGGGTTAAAGTTCCTCGTAGACTTATTGAGCGAGACATACATGGAATATATATGGTAAGGCATCCAACAAAGGACGAAACAGGCGAGCACAATAAACAGTGTAAAGATCACTTTCTTCTGTTGAGCTAAAATGGTATCTTTCCTTAGTCGGGTGTTCTGTTGTAGACGCTTTGTATGAGCACGTATCTCGCGGTACATGCTGATGTAGGTAAATGCCATAACACTCAGTGGAATTAAAATAACTGTCACTTGAATAATCGTATGGTGAATATAGCTTTTCCTCTCGTTGGGGTAGAGAGGACCGCATTGTGAAGTACCATATTTGAAGCAGACACTAGTCAGTCCGGTGATTGTCATTGTGGCACAAAATATCGCCCAAATCCAGGCAGCAGCCACCATTATGAAAATGCGTGAGATGGTGATGAACCTGCTGAATGGGCGTGTGATAGAAAAGTACTTGTGTACACtaatgtacatgagtgtgtgacAAGAAGTTATGTAGCACAGCGCATTCATGAAGCCGTTCACGTTGCAGAACCGCTCTCCAAAGATCCACTTACCAGAAATGATTGTAATAAGGGTAAACGGTGCCATTAGTGTTCCTACAAGCAAGTCTGCTAGTGCTAAGTTCAGTAGGAACAGATTTGTTCTGGTGCGCATCCCTTTGTGTCGTAGGATGACTGTGATCACAAGAAAGTTTCCAACGATTATACAAACCATGAGTATGATGGAAACTATGGATAGAATGACGGTTGCTGGCAAATTCCATGGGCTCTCCAATGAAGTGTCGTTGGAATTCAGGTCGATACATTCTGACTGGTTCATTGTGCTGTCCAGAAGGATTTACTGTTTGAAATTGggtatcagcaccaccaccaccaccactgccacttaCTACTTCCTTATGTCATCACCAGTTCcatgaaatttttggaaaattctgttaaaagagaggaaaaaaaaaatatgttaaaaatatattcaaagccAAATAATTGAAGAATGAGCAATTACACAAACGTGTATGTGTCGGNNNNNNNNNNNNNNNNNNNNNNNNNNNNNNNNNNNNNNNNNNNNNNNNNNNNNNNNNNNNNNNNNNNNNNNNNNN
Proteins encoded:
- the LOC106874735 gene encoding histamine H2 receptor isoform X1, with the translated sequence MNQSECIDLNSNDTSLESPWNLPATVILSIVSIILMVCIIVGNFLVITVILRHKGMRTRTNLFLLNLALADLLVGTLMAPFTLITIISGKWIFGERFCNVNGFMNALCYITSCHTLMYISVHKYFSITRPFSRFITISRIFIMVAAAWIWAIFCATMTITGLTSVCFKYGTSQCGPLYPNERKSYIHHTIIQVTVILIPLSVMAFTYISMYREIRAHTKRLQQNTRLRKDTILAQQKKVIFTLFIVLACFVLCWMPYHIYSMYVSLNKSTRNFNPIMNPIVYLFAYLNSACNPIIYALRSEAFRKGYQEILCMKKEVIFSEDTIHENSSPHMFRLFNSLKTAGNGNKPRQGSVASIQSINSIPVNQINLKGSSVIKKDGSVVIMKDGKIVCVRQNRSNKKLSDSSNSSSFEEKRPSLASVPSGSAFKFNIGDFSTLDEYSEEIDDSDSLNTSDSFGQLKDAQHNKKFSLDSIGENESEDQVFICPDAEQNSYKEGSGRQRLRFNLEGDMSQTNHDVDDRDSGSLREAISQSLSSENTAPDSTTSNGYLH
- the LOC106874735 gene encoding alpha-2Db adrenergic receptor isoform X2, whose product is MNQSECIDLNSNDTSLESPWNLPATVILSIVSIILMVCIIVGNFLVITVILRHKGMRTRTNLFLLNLALADLLVGTLMAPFTLITIISGKWIFGERFCNVNGFMNALCYITSCHTLMYISVHKYFSITRPFSRFITISRIFIMVAAAWIWAIFCATMTITGLTSVCFKYGTSQCGPLYPNERKSYIHHTIIQVTVILIPLSVMAFTYISMYREIRAHTKRLQQNTRLRKDTILAQQKKVIFTLFIVLACFVLCWMPYHIYSMYVSLNKSTRNFNPIMNPIVYLFAYLNSACNPIIYALRSEAFRKGYQEILCMKKEVIFSEGRKISLWKLTAVSPFPTYGHVVLDLIRSMKILHRTCSAFLIRLKLQGMETSHVKVPLQAYSQSTVFLLIK